CGGGGGCGGAGAGCGAACCGTCCCCGTCGAGGAAGAGCTCGAGAATGTCGAGAGCTCGGGTCACGGCAGGTACGAGGCGTCCCACAACCGGCCCCCTCCCTTAGTTAGTCGTCTCAGTGGCTGTCAGGCGGCCATACGGTGATCGTGTTCGAGATTTCAACAGGCGATCGGCATGACGAACATGACGACCACAGGCTGTCATAGCGCGTCGCGCCGGGCAATGGTCGGGAAACGTGAGGGCAAGTACGTCGCCCCCGCGTTTGGGCCAGGATGGTACGCATGCCGACTCAGAAACGTCTCGCCGGCTCCTTCACGCCGCTCGACTTCGAACTGGTCCTGCTGCGTCGTATGGCCGACCACAATCCGGACCTGGTGGAGAACGCCCGCCATGAACTGGGCGTCTCCCTCACACAGATGCGAGAGGCCAACAGACGCTGGCAGGCGATGACGCACTCCCCGCACGCCCGGGGCGCCCTCGCCCGCTACCGATCCGTCCTCGGCGAGCCCGAGACCCGGACGCCCCGCCGCGTCGGCGACCTCGACTGCGAGGCCTGGCTCTGGCCCGTGTCCTACTGGCCCGACCTGCGCTTCGAGGTCCTGCTCGCGCCGAACGGCAGCGTCTGGAACGAATGGCTGGTCCGCTCCCCCGTAGGCGAGCCGCCACCCCTCAAGTCCCTCGACGACCTCACCCCCTGGTCCTGCACGGTCGACGAGGCCGCCCGCGCCTTCGCCCCGGCCCGCCCCCTGGAAGGCACGGCCCCCACCCGCTGGGGCCTGGCCTTCACGGCACCGGACCGGCACGGCGTGCGGCAGGAGGTCGTCGCCGAGTTCACCTGGGGACTGCTGCAACGGACGGCGGTCAGGGAGTAGCGCGGTCCGGAGGTCCGGAGGTGAGGGCGGCGGCCGTCAACGAGTGACGGTCGTCAGCGGGTGGCGGCCGCCGCCAGGATCGCCGCCGCGACGGCCGGCACCGACTCCGGGTGCAGGAACAGGAAGAGGTTGGGCTCGACCAGTTCCAGTTCCATCACGCACGGCTCCCCGTCGTCGCCGTCCACGAGGTCGACCCGGGCGTACAGCAGCTCGGGCGACTCCGGTACGGCGGCCAGGGCGCGTTCGGCGACGGCGATCTCGGCCGGGGTAGGGGTCCAGGGCTCCAGTCCGGGGTGGGCGACCTTCACCGCGTCGAAGGCGGTGCCGGGGGCCAGCACCGCCCGCTTGCGGCTGGCGTGCAGCAGGCGTCCGCCGAAGAACTGCACGGCCCGCTCACCGCCGCTGTCGATGCCGCGCACATACGGCTGCACCATCGCCGTCAGCCCCTCGGCGTGCATCCGCGCGAGCTGCCGTACGGCCGTCTCGTGCTGGTCGGGCGTGTAGCGGGCGGCGTAGCGGGCGCCGGCGCCGGAGGTCGGCTTGACGACGTACTCGTGATCGGCGGGGAGGTCGGCCGGGTCGCCGGGCTCGAGGTAGCGCGTCGGGACGGTCGGCACTCCGGCCGCCGCCAGTTCCCCCAGATACCGCTTGTCGGTGTTCCACCCCACGACGTCGGCCGGGTTGGCGAGCCGGGTGACGGCCCCGACCTTCCGCGCCCACGCCGTGAACTCGTCCGCGCGCCAGCTGTAGTCCCAGGTCGAGCGGATGACGACGAGGTCGTAGGACCCCCAGTCGACGTCGGCGTCGTCCCAGAACACCCCGTCCGCCTCGCCCCCGGCCGCCCGCAACGCCGCCACCAGCACCGGAAGATCGCCGTCCCGGCTGGGCTCGGGCCGGGTGGGGTGAAAGCTGCTACAGATTTTCTAGTCATTCATAGTCATCCGTAGTCGTGTGTCTCAGGTACCTTGGTCTCGTGAAGCTTTCGGAGTGGGCCCGTCAGCAGGGCGTGAGCTACCAGACTGCCTGGCGGTGGGTGAAGGACGGGAAGATGCCCGTCCCCGTTCGCCAGGCGCCGTCCGGGACGTGGTTGGTCGACGAGGTCGCCGTCCAGCCGTCCGGGCGTGTGGTGGCGTACTGCCGCGTGTCGTCCGTTGACCAGAAAGCCGATCTTGAGCGGCAGGCCGCCCGGGTCGTGTCCGGCGCGAACGGGCTGGGTCTGGCCGTCGCTGAGGTCGTCACCGAGGTGGGATCCGGGTTGAACGGGCGGCGGCGCAAGCTGCACCGGCTGCTGTCCGACCCGCAGACGGCGGTGATCGTGGTCGAGCACCGCGACCGGCTGGCCCGGTTCGGCGTCGAGCACCTGGAGGCCGCACTGTCGGCGTCCGGGCGGCGCCTGGTCGTCCTCGACCCCACCGAGACCGCCGATGACCTGGTACGCGACATCACCGAGGTGCTCACTTCCATGTGCGCCCGCCTGTACGGGCCGGGGGCAGCGAAGAACCGGGCCGCCCGCGCGGTGGCCGTGGCGACCGGCGAGGCCGCCGAGTGAAGAAGTTCCAGCCGCAGCCCGGGTTCGTGGTGCAGGCGTACCGCTTCGCACTGGACCCGAACGCCACCCAGGAGCATGCTCTGCGCTCGCACTGCGGCGCGGCGCGTGCCGCCTGCAACTGGGCCGTCGGCTGGGTGACCGCCTCCTGGTGGCAGCGCCGCGCGGAGGAGTCCTACGGCATCGGCGAGGCCGGGCTGACGGAGTGGCGGCCGTGGTCGCTGCCCGCGCTGCGGAAGGCGTTCAACGAGGCCAAGCACACCGATCCGAGGTTCGCCGCCTGGTGGGAGGAGAACTCCAAGGAGGCGTACTCCACCGGCCTGGCGAACGCGTCGGCCGCGTTCGGCAACTACGCGAAGTCCAAGAACGGCAAGCGGCGCGGCAAGCGGATGGGTGCGCCGCGGTTCAAGTCGAAGCGCAAGGCGTGCCTTGCCTGCCGGTTCACCACCGGCGTGATCCGCGTGGACGCTGACGGCCGTCACGTCACCCTGCCCCGGCTGGGCACGATCCGCACCCACGAGCCCACGGTGAAGCTCCTCGACCGTACTCAAGCCGAAGCCCTCACGCTCTGGTGACGAGACGGATCTTCCGGGCGGAAACGTACGGAATGCCGAGACCTGACTACGGTCTCGGCAACGGTCATAGGTGACGAGCGCTCTCTAACGGGCCACGACGGACTCCCTGTTCCTTCAAATCCTTCATGCCCTTCATGCGACTGTCCGATATCCGATCATCTCTCTGACCGCCTATCCGATCGTCCGAAGGCTAACAAGGGGCGCCTGACAGGTGGGGGCGCGGTCCCGTGGGGTAAGACACCGTTTGATCGTGTCCCGCAGCCACCAGGAGCCCGTCCCGTGTCATCGCCCTCGGCCTCATCTTCGTCCTCACCCTCGTCCTCGCTCTTCCCGGCGCTGACGGACGACCCGTCCGGTCGTCCCGCCCTGCGGTTCGGGGAGCGGTCTCTGACGTATGCGGAGCTCGCGGCGGC
The Streptomyces sp. NBC_01485 genome window above contains:
- a CDS encoding ATP-grasp domain-containing protein, giving the protein MCSSFHPTRPEPSRDGDLPVLVAALRAAGGEADGVFWDDADVDWGSYDLVVIRSTWDYSWRADEFTAWARKVGAVTRLANPADVVGWNTDKRYLGELAAAGVPTVPTRYLEPGDPADLPADHEYVVKPTSGAGARYAARYTPDQHETAVRQLARMHAEGLTAMVQPYVRGIDSGGERAVQFFGGRLLHASRKRAVLAPGTAFDAVKVAHPGLEPWTPTPAEIAVAERALAAVPESPELLYARVDLVDGDDGEPCVMELELVEPNLFLFLHPESVPAVAAAILAAAATR
- a CDS encoding IS607 family transposase translates to MKLSEWARQQGVSYQTAWRWVKDGKMPVPVRQAPSGTWLVDEVAVQPSGRVVAYCRVSSVDQKADLERQAARVVSGANGLGLAVAEVVTEVGSGLNGRRRKLHRLLSDPQTAVIVVEHRDRLARFGVEHLEAALSASGRRLVVLDPTETADDLVRDITEVLTSMCARLYGPGAAKNRAARAVAVATGEAAE
- a CDS encoding helix-turn-helix domain-containing protein, whose amino-acid sequence is MKKFQPQPGFVVQAYRFALDPNATQEHALRSHCGAARAACNWAVGWVTASWWQRRAEESYGIGEAGLTEWRPWSLPALRKAFNEAKHTDPRFAAWWEENSKEAYSTGLANASAAFGNYAKSKNGKRRGKRMGAPRFKSKRKACLACRFTTGVIRVDADGRHVTLPRLGTIRTHEPTVKLLDRTQAEALTLW